DNA sequence from the Lycium ferocissimum isolate CSIRO_LF1 unplaced genomic scaffold, AGI_CSIRO_Lferr_CH_V1 ctg2550, whole genome shotgun sequence genome:
ttgTTTTCTGCTTATAAGAAGAACAGGCTCTtaatgctaaataaaatgtcaGTAAAGTTTCAAAATTATCTTTAACATGTGCATTGGGTGATACCGTAATTTTTCTTGGTTCAAGAGATAGTCCCAACAACTTGTGTTAATACCCCCATTTTCAATTCAGGTGGCCTCAAACCGCAATTCCTACATTTAAGATTGTAGCCTCGGAGTGCGTGCAGAAGGTCAGAGAGGGTGAACAAATATGTCTAGTAAGGTCTGTCATCTTATAGTAGTCCATAgatgtttattattttgttcTTATTATATCTCTAATATGCTGATATATGTTTAACTACTTGTAAGAAAGGATGAAGCTTTCATGGCCATTGTCAGCAAGGGAGGCCCTTATACATTTCTTTGTATTTGAGTACATTCAAGACGGTCTGATAGTAGTGCTTCTAAATTCGGTAAGCTTGTGAAAGTCCACGACACTTGTCAACGTTTTCATCTTTGATACTCCCTCAGTCCatatttatgtgacactctttccttttcagtcaatcccaaaaagaatgacatctttccatatttagtaacaatttaaattCGAACTTCCGATTTTACCCCTAATGAAATGACTTATAGCCACAAATTTctatggcttattttagaccacaagttgaaaaagtcttcctttttttcttaaactcagtgccagtcaaacaccttcacataaattgggacggagggagtaactatCTATATTTCCGTTATCATATTTTGTTCTCATCAACATTAGAGAAACTGATAGCAAGCTACATTTAAATGTTTGTTTTGTGAACGTCTCCAGATCTCTGACGTAGATAGTGTTGACAGAAGTACGCATGGGTACTCGAAAGAAGGAATACCACTCCCGCAGGATGTAGTACGAATTGATGTGGTGGGAGGTTTCGCTATCCAGAAAGTTACTGATAATCGTAGCTACTTCAGGTATCTTTGAATTACTGctgaatattgttgatatataATTGAGTTTGCTAGAAGTCTAGTGGATCTAATATATGCCTCATGAATTGATTTTGATGCTGTGAAAAAAGAGTTTAGCTGGGAGCTTTTGAAGATACAAAGTGGACAATCCAAAGTAAATTCTAGAATTTATTGTGAAGTGAAGTTGGGTGAAATTGTGTGTCTGTTGTATAGATCGGATACTGTCTATAGCTATGTGcccggactctccaaaaatgttgccgTACCcttgtcggatcctccaaatattgctacttttggaggatttgACACACACCTGAAGACATTTTTGAAGATGTATAGTATTAGTCGTGATCCTCTACTTCTCTTTCATAAAATAGAACCTAGTTattattgaaaagaaagaaaagcttAAAGCTGCGCGCAGGATAGTTAGGGCGACATCAAATTCAATGTTAAAAAGAGTCTGCCACTCCTATTATTTATTATGAACTCTGTTTTTGTGCTTTCAAATTTTACAGGACTATAGCAAACATGGATATCAAACTGGACTTGATTCCTCCTTCATTCATCAATTTTGTCTCAAGGCAGCTCGTAGGTGCTGGTTTCAAGCTTTATAAAAAGGTTAATGCCAATTCAATTACCACTTCTGTTTCtgattgttgatttttttttgggaaaatgatGCTGATATAAACCGATATGTAAACTCTCTGGATAGTAATATactgtttcatttttttgcaggaagtagcttcagttacCAAAGGTGACGAAGATTTCAGCAAAGCTCTAAAAGATCCACTATATGCTCGCATACGAAAAGCTCTTTATTCGGATAATATACCTAATGGCAACACGGCTTTGGAACTGCTAGACCTAAAGAAAGATGTGGATCAGCTTGATGAAGAGAAAATTAATGGCAATGGGGTTTTAGAATTGCAAGAGTTCAAGGAAGAAACATGTGTTAGTCTCGATGAACGGACAGGAGATGGAAACGGTGCTTTAGAACTCCAAGATCCAATAAGAGACGCCTATGTTCAACCGGGACAAGTAGTACAAACAAATGTTGAAGATAAAATCCCAGAGCACAAGGATGACTTTGGGGCTAAAGATAACAAAATTCATAGTGAAATTGAGGAAATTAATGAAGACACAGGTGATATGATTGAAAGTTTAGATGAGAATGATGAAAAAGTCCGTGATTTTCCAGCTAATCAACTCGTAGATGTGCCTACCAACAAGAAGGAGGTTGTGATTAGCTCTGAGGTTCGACAAGCTCTGGGAACTTTGGAGAAGGCTATCTCTATCATTAGAGATTTTGGATATAATTTGGAAATTAGGTCCGTTCCCAGCAACACTACTGTTAAGTCTGTCGGTGTAGAGGACAACGGACAGAAAGATAGAAAATCATCAGAAACTGATCGAATTCATGGAAGTGGCAGAGCTTGTGCTGAATCGCCCAAAAAAGAATTGTTAGAGGGGATTTTTTATGAACACAGGAACAGCTCTGCTAGTCATGGTTCCAGGTAAATTTTGTTTGCTTAATAGTAAGAGGCTTCATTGGAATAGTGAATGACGCTATGCTTATTCTGTTCTACGCTAAATGTGTTAAATTGGTTTGCGAGAagttaaatatttatttgcCAAATGGGCACATAGAATTGGCCAAACATGCTAGCCATTTGGCATAGTAACACCTAAGAAATTTCTGCAACTCCTTTAAGAAGGAAATCTCAAAGTTCGAATTATGTATGAAAGAAAGGTTGTTCCgaactatgttgctcggactatTCAAAAGTATTGTCTGGTGAGTGTCGGATCTTCCAAAAGCCATTCCTTTTTGGAGGATCTAACAGGGGTGCGCCAACATTTTTGGAGGGTCCAAATAATATAGGTTCCAATTGTTGAAATGGCATGATTTGATGCCTATGCATTTCCTATGATAATGCCTTTGATCTGCTTGATGAGTTTCTACTACATCGATTATCTAAAATTGGGGTAATTCTTTTTTCCAGGCGTACAAGTTCTAGTTTGTGCATGAGGGAAGCTAACCACAACAAGAAGATTGCTCCTGCATCACCGGATGATTATGTTGAAACCTCTGGCGAAGCACGACAAGTTGTTGTACGTACCTCAGTAGaccaaaagaaggaagataTCGTCACAGCTGTCCATGCAGATAGCGTCCACGGAAAAGAGAAtggtaaaagaaaaagaaagctaCCATTTTACTGCTGCTTGTATTTTCTCCCGGGACAAGTCATGAGTTAAGTAAGAGAGCAATTTGTTTATAGGAAAGCAACTATAGATTACCTGTTATTACGTATGTAAAATTCTCATGGAATTAAGGTCAATACCATAGTGTTCTATACAACACAATGTAACTAACATGCTTATATTTATGACACTAATTTGATAGTGACAGTACCACAAATACCTGAGTAAATGTAAGAAATTCAGAATAAGGAAAAGGTAAAAGGGGAGCTAATATTTTACCTTTTTCATTTGCTTGTTATATTctcaagagaaaaaagaagtatGACTTTTCTTATGGTACTCAGTTTTTTATTGCATGTTTCTTGGGTATACATTCTTTGATAATATTGTTCCAGTAAAGTTCTGCCATGAAATTGTTTGTTGAGTTGTCACTTTATGAGCAATCTTAGCTAGATGaaatattttagtaaactttttgCTTCCATCTTGTGCACGGTATTCGCTTTGGGACTCGACTAATGGGAATTCATGTCGGGAAATTTCAAGGGAAAATACGTCCTACCAAATGCTACTCTATGCAACCGCACTATCCCACCCCAACTTTTGGCAATGTATTTTAGGACTAGTGAGGTTAACCCGTGCTATGCACCTGGAGTGTGGTGAAACTTTTTCTAGTCCCATTCATAATAATGTAGTATATCTCCCCATACTTGCAGGTTTCCTCTAGGATGCTTTGTTAAAGCAAAGCACCAAAGAGTAATGGGAGACGTAAAATAGTTAACATTCATAATTATTACAGTATTGTCACAGCTTTTTGATTTACATTATGATCATTTAAGAGTATTAACAACATGATTCACTTAATTTAAGAATATTAACAACACGATTTACTTTTTAGTTATTGTTAGCACATATCATAGAGAATCAACTACATGATTCACTTAATTTAAGAATATTAACAACACGATTTACTTTTTGGTTATTGTTAGCACATATCATAGAGAATCAACTATGAAATATATTGCTGCCGTTACGTGCACTAACTAAGGTGGTCATTAACATGATAATTGTAGTAACTTGCATAAAAGATGATGAATGAAttatagaaaattaaaaaataattttgtgttaTTCCTTGAAATAGTTTCATTTTGATAACAATATTGCAGGTATGGGGGCCAAGAAAcaatcataaatttaaaaaataaaagaacaagtaTAATGTATCTGgttgaaaataaatttgatgAGCAACACAAACTACTAGTTCTGAAGTGACATCATTTGAAAGGAGGGTTGGTGAACAAATGGCGCCATAAGGAGAAGGATTTTGAGATTACTGTTTgtaatgtttgtaatttttaGCAAGAATTTACAAGTGTTTGGATTTTGCAAAGAGGAGGTTAACTTCATTAACGTGGGCATGAAATAGAAAACGAAATTGCAAGAaaataacatatttacttttgtCTTTGTTTGGACTCTATCCTCTATTTGTAGATCTAATAAATAATTCTGAAATGCCGCATAAAATCATTCCCAAAGTAATAAAAGTAGCCGCCATTTTGACATTCAAAGATCCTTATCTAGTAACCGTCTTTACTACAGTGGTATTGTATTTGGTACTTGCCAGCTGTAAATCTAGACCGTTATACATAATTTAGGCAAATTTGGATCTTTTCTcttcatttaatattatttacttgaattataaaatagaaataaaagcaTGGAAAAAGTTAGTATAACCTTTTTCGTGTTTGTGCTTATAATTTATAACTATAGTATTCTTATAAGAGTTAAAATCTTCAATAGTTTCAGAACAAACATATATTAGTAATGCTTATTGTAAGAGTTATTCTAAGTTAACAAAATGTTAACCATTTGTTTCAATAAATTACCTTGGTTTTTGTTGTAAAAAAACTCATTGACAAATATGAAGACTTAAAGTTGAGTTCAAAGTTCTAAAACGTTAGATAAAGTTCCACTGTTgagaatttaaaaaacaaacatacGTGGTGCTAATTAGGtgttttttttgtaaaaatttacTCTCACACACGTTAAGACATgcaatgtgtcacgacccaaactgatgagtcgtgacgagtgtctgacctctagtgaccaaacacccctgtACTCATATCTAAACCATACTGAACATCATGGCCCATAAAAGTTTAAACCGATCTCATCTTTTGCAAGAAGGGGTGACATCATGAAATCTGTACATTTACATACATAAAAGCTGAAAGAACAGAGCAAGCtaactaggccgctacatatactgtacacaaaagaataggagccgacaaggctacatcatctgacataCACATaaactgtagaaaggatgggacagggccccgtcatacccatttCCATATACATctccaaaagaatggcataccaaaatagactgcaactccagATAAAATGGAGCGCACCAACTACTGCTGAGTAAAGGTCCTACTGAGCGGGACCGCCTGTTTGTCTACCTgtgcctgcgggcatgaacgcagtccCCCAagtaataggggagtcagtacggacaatgtactgagtatgtaaggcataataaTCATGAACGGAATCTGGAACTCAAAGCTAAACTGACTGTTTGCATAGATTTGTATGAACAagtatctgtataactgacaatgcctctgtgggcgcacaatctgcatgctctcaatgataatcatgctcatgtatataaatataggtcatagtgctgaggaatgttcagcccgatccatatcccatatagtagtgccgaggaacgtacgacccgatccatatatcatataataatgccgaagaacgtacggcccgatccatatatcatctaataatgccgaggaacgtacggccctatccatatatcatcatcaaggtgcaccagctgatcaggtggtaatgcgtatataacgcctatccattTTCCCATACctcatgtacatataatatacgcgtatataacgccttctggtcatgggtcaatatgcatatgtatatgaatgcaatgcataattgaaatgtatacatagaactctcggagtgacataaggtcatattacctccgatggacaactttgagctaacatcatcaacatcgtaatctcaagacccatgaacgaaggaacaatcatacggggtatagggacatcaaagactgaaatactcctagtgcttctaagagtagagtaatatgaaagctcatttaatcgcttgttggctcataacataggatcatgccaaaatgaagaaggaatagccttaacataccttaacgtctccttaatcgtttaacgttctccttccacgtTCACaagatctacatttaaaaggatcatactaaggttaagtcttaaagacactcttaagttcaaactagaataattcatgagctagcaAAAAATCATAAAGCATTTCCCCCGTTTTATCGACTTCCATTATatcataaaacaactcccaatcaacaatgacattatcatcaatttcgcaattaagagacttcattacatgcccaaaactccttttcataaccAACACACAACGACAATTTTAGTACAACTCTATATACACTCGTATAccacacttcctcatcatcattactaccattcatagcaagattatacccaaagtactccaacaattacaactcaagtcAATTTATTACTCATAACATCATCAAACCCACCTTTGAACTTcctcttttgctttctttccctcaatcaagttattcaacaactagacattcttaataacatggaaacaagtataaaaactcaccttaatcacacaaAGAGCAAGCTTTGAATCAAATCATTCACTTgagtgaaaccccaacttcaacaccaaagaaaatcttgagttctacaaaccctagtgagccttccaacacttggatcccttgattcttgctatttgatctatgATCTCTGTTGGGTTTCTGTGGATATGCTTggaggaaggttctagagctttcaagacttggggaaatgttggaaataaaataaatgaaaaagggtcttccatatattaaaaaaaaataaaaattggcccggtccatttatacggtccgtataatgtatatactgtccgtataaatggaccgtataatcgcaCCATGGAATTACCCTTCTCTGGaagggttatacggaccattatacgggccgtataaatttatacggtccgtataagtggccgtacaACTCAAATTTTTTGGAACTTTCTCTCatcgattcgttcaacctccaatccttatggaaccttattgacacttatataacacttcattaaccatctaagaagCCCTATAGTTCCTACTCaagatattactaaataattataGCTCACTAAAtgcgaaaccttcccaaacataaCTTGCGTTTCACTTTCTTTGATGAACTTAGTCTCactgattcatatgacttcaagaTCTTATGGTACgcgcttaaagttatcaaatgcTCTCCTTAGTCTCATAAGAACTTCATGTTAACCTAAGGCTCGCGTTGTtctactcacaatgcaacaGTCCGAATCTCCGAGATATAACACAATGTTACGCCCCACACCGTAGCCTAGACGTAACACGACACACGGTGCCTTGGTACATGTGACTGAGCGAACCACATGTCTTGCTTAATCAACATGGGGCATGTACTGATGCGGAATGTAATACCAACATGCGTGGTGACAGTAAAACATGAGATcaaataatcataagtctgaaaatatataataaatactGAGCTAAtactggctatacgactctgaacatCTGGCATGACATAATTGAactagtctagtctatgaaacctctaacatgagtctaaCGCACTAAATTGTTTACacggacaaggcccccggcatatCTTAACTGCAAAACtgacatgaaataaataaagataaaaccccgaatgagatggagctTACCAATAGCTGATACGTGCAAGGTCTTAATGAGCTGATCCGTCATCCTGTAAATCtgtatcgtgaaatgcaggcccccaggcaaataaaaggggacgtcagtacattcgaattgtactggtatgtaaaacaactgaatgaaataagcatggcacatgaaataatagaactgaaattgaaactgaaactgtatctgtaagctgaacatgaatATGAGTATCATCAATGCAACATGaataaaacattttaagtgggagagccttagtataacTGACATGTAACCTACGTATGTGGCGGCTGATCTCTACCCGACCAGCTAAGCCATCCTGTACCTTGCCAgagtacaagacatgaacatgaacatgaatggatccaataacccgcaatgggtaaacatgaaggaatcgtcctaactgggcgaaGCGATCCTTATCCTGTGCTGGCATACATAGTTTCAGGCTGTCTGAGCCTTCTCgataatctgtgcaactccaaaaacatgaacatggatataattggcTTAGTAGCCTGTGAATTATATAAGTATGATTATAAACATGATTCTTGATCGTATTATAACTTGAAGATAgatatatagtataacttgtatgaaaatatggaagcatgtagaagttcatgaaataaacataaaagttcatatcttgcatttaaaaacccatggaatgcaaagtatgggttttcatggataacggtcagattctcaataaccaaaatggactataaagaacacaataacgaattaTTAATACGACATgatatatcatggtacatgtacttagggttatcataaACATGGCtggaaaccctagttttggtgaaATTTGTATAATCATATtgaagaacgtggcgtggggaaaaacaatgatgttcccacacgtagatagaagccctacatacctgtaaCGCTCTAAAACTCGTATAAAAGTCTGAACTTTGAGACGAAGTCCAAAAGCCTTAATCTTGAATCCTTGTGATGGGTTTttatgaaaaccctaggtttagAACAATGAATTCCTATTTAATACTCAACAATATATGTTGGAATTCACTCGAGATGCTTAGAATAGACTTACCTTAACGTATTCTAATGGTTGGGGGAGAAGTACTTCGTGCTAGGGCTTgggaatatgaaaaataagaaaaagaactcAAGTCTCGTATTTATATTAAGAAGTACGGGCACAATGTACGGCCCGTACGTTATTGTATGTCCCGTACATTATGGGCGTACCTCATGTGTCAATTTACAGAAGCTACGATTTTTAGTCTGTCAGGTACGTGATGAAAAGTACAGCTCGTATAAATTGTACGCCTTAaaaagtacggcccgtataacttGCCCGTACATGAAATGTCAAATTTCAGTCACTTCTGATTTTCCCTTGTGAGATAGTCCAcgaagtacggcccgtacatttTGATGTAAACGTACTTTTACCATTCCAGgcaaatttccaatttcaacactTCTTGTCTTGTTTTCTAAGTCCCCGAATCATGAACGTAGCTTAGTTTAaggcacgaggtgttacatgcAATTTCAGTGCagtagtttttttttccaatcaagATTAAAGACAAGGATCAAAGATTATAACTGATATCAGAACTCCAATTGACCTTTGTTGTAAACTAAATCTCATTAACATTTTATGACCGTAGAGTAGAGCTgacgaaaagaaaagaaaaaaaaaaaaaaaaaaaaaaaaaaaactgggaAACTTAGTAAATGTATCATTCGGTCAACTGGTTTATCAAATATGGTCAAAGTATACACTGTCTATACACTTCgattgtatatgttgtgtgcatatatgtatattaaatgTATAGgcatgtatagtatatgtatttAGTATAAGCTATACATTACTTATATACTATGTACATATCTTGTAAATTAGATGACCGAATGATATTTGATtgtaattttcccaaaaaattaaagagcaacCCAGAGCATAAAACATCATGCATTAGCAGAGTTTGAAGAAAAGCCGTATAATATAGACAACTACCTTAATAGACAAAAATAAACTAATAGACACAAAGTGAGTGCGTGTCTGCTAGTTAAAACTACGAAACATAATTATTTTCAAAGGTAAATCAGAAATTTGCAGAGAATGCAACAAGGTCAATGAAAATTAAATCAATATCTCAAAAGGTTACTCAAGTATGTTGAGTTATCTAATAAAgtcatttaatttaattttttaccaATAAAGTCATTTAGCTTAtaaattctttcttccaaaaatcTATTTCTCCCCCTGCAAAGTCACTTAAATTAAATTGATTTTCCCACAAAATCATTATAACCAAAAACTAAAAGAGATAATTACATAAGCCTCCCCAAGTTTGGTCATGTAATACTTACTTCCTTTAATCATTAGAGTTTGGTTAAATGTCTCAAAAATATCTTTGTTCcatttattgaataaaaaaacCCTTAACGTATTAAATtctttttgtataatttttattaaatttaataattaaagtTTGATAATATCTGATGAAGATCAAAAGTGCTCAATTTTGATAAACTTAAGGGGACCAAAACTTTTTAGTGATAAAGGACTATTTTACCAATAAGGGTTATGGTGTAGTGGCTGGTACTATTTCATCTTTAACCAAGAGGTCTCGAATTCGACGCCCTGCACGGAAGTATCCTTGTTAGGAGTCTTTCTAATGTGGAGTGATTATCGACGAATTTGGATTAGTCGCCCAATACATGATACCGgaccccgaaaaaaaaaaaagaagacaaaggactatttttttttgaacctacACTCAAACATGAGAgaccatttttatcattttctctctctccttttctatttcttctttaaaACTTTCTTTGCTTATCCATTATATATAGTTGAAGATTAAAGAAATTTCCACACTTCATCAAATTTCTCCAAAACCTCATTAAAATGTTGATGAAAAAGCTGAGAATTTTAACACCATTTTTATCACAAAAACTATTACTAAAAAGGGAAATAACAATTTCTTCTAAAACCCAACTAGATTTTCATGTTTATTCATCAATATCACCACAAGTAGAGACCCAATTTCCTCATTTTTTACAACCCCAAAGgcttaattttcttgaaaataatttgGGGTTTTCTCAAAGAACTCTTTTTTGTTCTGAAGCTgctaaaaaaatttattgttGGAATTGTAATTGTGTTTCTTCAAATATAACACCGTTTCTTGTTTGTACTGATTGTGGGAGTGTACAACCTGTGGATCAGTCTGTTGATTATTTC
Encoded proteins:
- the LOC132043499 gene encoding uncharacterized protein LOC132043499 isoform X2 gives rise to the protein MKDAGNISQYRDKLDQTLLSHDLVNNDLLKNLVKNQMLRSSECDLQECSDDLVERRTKEVANFLSMLRSTSVTDSEQSKSSEAAYGAWKVKQDTEEYRVMYREGPEGTPFHTLLVEGYVDGPADVCLCISWGAEFYKKWMKLSWPLSAREALIHFFVFEYIQDGLIVVLLNSISDVDSVDRSTHGYSKEGIPLPQDVVRIDVVGGFAIQKVTDNRSYFRTIANMDIKLDLIPPSFINFVSRQLVGAGFKLYKKEVASVTKGDEDFSKALKDPLYARIRKALYSDNIPNGNTALELLDLKKDVDQLDEEKINGNGVLELQEFKEETCVSLDERTGDGNGALELQDPIRDAYVQPGQVVQTNVEDKIPEHKDDFGAKDNKIHSEIEEINEDTGDMIESLDENDEKVRDFPANQLVDVPTNKKEVVISSEVRQALGTLEKAISIIRDFGYNLEIRSVPSNTTVKSVGVEDNGQKDRKSSETDRIHGSGRACAESPKKELLEGIFYEHRNSSASHGSRRTSSSLCMREANHNKKIAPASPDDYVETSGEARQVVVRTSVDQKKEDIVTAVHADSVHGKENGKRKRKLPFYCCLYFLPGQVMS
- the LOC132043499 gene encoding uncharacterized protein LOC132043499 isoform X1, with the translated sequence MKDAGNISQYRDKLDQTLLSHDLVNNDLLKNLVKNQMLRSSECDLQECSDDLVERRTKEVANFLSMLRSTSVTDSEQSKSSEAAYGAWKVKQDTEEYRVMYREGPEGTPFHTLLVEGYVDGPADVCLCISWGAEFYKKWWPQTAIPTFKIVASECVQKVREGEQICLVRMKLSWPLSAREALIHFFVFEYIQDGLIVVLLNSISDVDSVDRSTHGYSKEGIPLPQDVVRIDVVGGFAIQKVTDNRSYFRTIANMDIKLDLIPPSFINFVSRQLVGAGFKLYKKEVASVTKGDEDFSKALKDPLYARIRKALYSDNIPNGNTALELLDLKKDVDQLDEEKINGNGVLELQEFKEETCVSLDERTGDGNGALELQDPIRDAYVQPGQVVQTNVEDKIPEHKDDFGAKDNKIHSEIEEINEDTGDMIESLDENDEKVRDFPANQLVDVPTNKKEVVISSEVRQALGTLEKAISIIRDFGYNLEIRSVPSNTTVKSVGVEDNGQKDRKSSETDRIHGSGRACAESPKKELLEGIFYEHRNSSASHGSRRTSSSLCMREANHNKKIAPASPDDYVETSGEARQVVVRTSVDQKKEDIVTAVHADSVHGKENGKRKRKLPFYCCLYFLPGQVMS
- the LOC132043499 gene encoding uncharacterized protein LOC132043499 isoform X3, coding for MHLMGGRVLQEMVRIRWPQTAIPTFKIVASECVQKVREGEQICLVRMKLSWPLSAREALIHFFVFEYIQDGLIVVLLNSISDVDSVDRSTHGYSKEGIPLPQDVVRIDVVGGFAIQKVTDNRSYFRTIANMDIKLDLIPPSFINFVSRQLVGAGFKLYKKEVASVTKGDEDFSKALKDPLYARIRKALYSDNIPNGNTALELLDLKKDVDQLDEEKINGNGVLELQEFKEETCVSLDERTGDGNGALELQDPIRDAYVQPGQVVQTNVEDKIPEHKDDFGAKDNKIHSEIEEINEDTGDMIESLDENDEKVRDFPANQLVDVPTNKKEVVISSEVRQALGTLEKAISIIRDFGYNLEIRSVPSNTTVKSVGVEDNGQKDRKSSETDRIHGSGRACAESPKKELLEGIFYEHRNSSASHGSRRTSSSLCMREANHNKKIAPASPDDYVETSGEARQVVVRTSVDQKKEDIVTAVHADSVHGKENGKRKRKLPFYCCLYFLPGQVMS